One genomic segment of [Phormidium] sp. ETS-05 includes these proteins:
- a CDS encoding FAD-binding oxidoreductase — MNAIAQHLVTKIGSEAVTTWENLPADAMWRRNWQSPIVPDAIAIPSTQEQLAEIMALASENRWAVLPCGNGSKLHWGGIVSGANLLISTHRLNRLVEHAAGDLTATVEAGMTYSQLQTILAEKGQFLALDPTHPQTATIGGIVATGDAGSLRQRYGSVRDQVLGISFVRADGQIAKAGGRVVKNVAGYDMMKLFTSSYGTLGILTQITFRLYPLPAASQTVMLTGGPDAIATATANLLSSSLTPVAADILSPTLVEKLQSAKGMGLLVRFQSIPESVAEQRRAVIEIGNQLSLQHTSYSDDAEANLWQQLTELMRDDAKSGEITCKIGVRSAEAVTTLVKFHSLASTAEEFSLYLGTIHAGSGLGWLRFAGETSSVLALIDSIRRECQSEGGFLTVLSAPIEVKLQTDVWGYTGNALDLMQTIKKQFDPAYLLSPKRFINGI, encoded by the coding sequence AACTGGCAAAGTCCGATCGTCCCCGATGCGATCGCTATTCCCTCAACCCAAGAGCAGCTCGCCGAAATCATGGCCCTAGCCAGCGAGAACCGGTGGGCCGTCCTCCCCTGCGGTAACGGGAGCAAACTGCACTGGGGAGGTATCGTCAGTGGCGCCAACCTCCTCATCAGCACCCACCGCCTCAACCGCCTCGTAGAACACGCTGCCGGAGACTTAACCGCCACCGTCGAAGCGGGAATGACCTACAGCCAACTACAAACCATCCTCGCCGAAAAAGGCCAATTTCTCGCCCTCGACCCCACCCACCCCCAAACCGCCACCATTGGCGGTATCGTCGCCACCGGGGACGCCGGTTCCCTGCGCCAACGCTATGGCAGCGTCCGGGACCAAGTTCTCGGCATATCCTTTGTTCGTGCTGACGGTCAAATAGCCAAAGCCGGAGGACGAGTAGTTAAAAACGTCGCCGGATACGACATGATGAAACTATTCACCAGCTCCTACGGCACCCTAGGCATCCTCACCCAAATCACCTTTCGCCTCTATCCCCTCCCCGCCGCCTCCCAAACCGTCATGCTCACAGGCGGGCCCGACGCGATCGCCACTGCCACCGCCAACCTCCTCTCCTCCAGTTTGACCCCCGTCGCCGCCGACATCCTCTCCCCCACCTTAGTAGAAAAACTCCAATCTGCCAAAGGTATGGGCTTACTCGTCCGGTTCCAAAGCATCCCAGAAAGCGTCGCCGAACAACGTCGCGCCGTTATCGAAATAGGCAACCAACTAAGTTTACAACACACCAGCTACAGCGACGATGCCGAAGCAAACTTATGGCAACAATTGACAGAACTAATGCGGGATGACGCCAAGTCAGGAGAAATTACCTGCAAAATAGGAGTTAGGTCAGCAGAAGCCGTCACCACCCTAGTGAAATTCCACTCCCTCGCCAGTACCGCCGAAGAATTTTCCCTCTATTTAGGCACCATCCATGCAGGCAGCGGCTTAGGTTGGTTGCGGTTTGCCGGAGAAACCAGCAGCGTTCTTGCCCTCATCGACAGCATCAGGCGAGAATGCCAAAGCGAAGGCGGTTTCCTCACCGTATTATCAGCACCAATAGAAGTCAAACTGCAAACAGACGTATGGGGTTACACTGGTAATGCTTTAGATTTAATGCAGACCATTAAAAAGCAGTTTGACCCCGCCTATCTCCTGAGTCCCAAACGGTTTATCAACGGCATTTAA